One Coccinella septempunctata chromosome 8, icCocSept1.1, whole genome shotgun sequence genomic window carries:
- the LOC123318661 gene encoding NADH dehydrogenase [ubiquinone] 1 beta subcomplex subunit 8, mitochondrial: protein MTPLQLAKTINNSLSKLTLANSKVVLSSVRHHWNKDFKPGPYPKTEAERLAAAKRYGLDPSEYEPYRDDGTGYGDYPKFKAESGDSRDPFYPWDNPEFKRNYNENMHVQFDLIREDRYDVNARHISSCVEQYLQLIGTLSGFFLLIWIGEQFKAFHPILPKQMPAEGKKHYQFD from the coding sequence ATGACTCCATTACAGTTGGCAAAAACTATTAACAACTCTTTATCTAAACTAACTCTTGCCAATTCTAAGGTAGTTTTGTCTTCGGTGAGACATCACTGGAACAAAGATTTCAAACCAGGCCCCTATCCTAAAACTGAAGCTGAAAGATTGGCAGCAGCCAAAAGATATGGCTTGGATCCTTCAGAATATGAACCTTATAGAGATGACGGAACAGGTTATGGAGATTATCCCAAATTTAAAGCAGAGTCTGGTGATTCCAGGGATCCATTTTACCCATGGGACAATCCTGAATTTAAAAGGAATTACAATGAAAACATGCATGTTCAGTTTGATTTAATAAGGGAAGATCGATATGATGTGAATGCTAGACATATCTCATCTTGTGTAGAACAATATCTTCAGTTGATTGGCACATTGTCTGGTTTTTTCTTGTTAATCTGGATAGGGGAACAGTTCAAAGCATTTCATCCTATATTGCCTAAACAGATGCCAGCAGAAGGGAAAAAACACTACCAGTTTGATTGA
- the LOC123318795 gene encoding 39S ribosomal protein L54, mitochondrial, translated as MNCLRIFHNLQPLQLINKIIVRNYAKNEGSSVSMLGGALKKKKIGKVGAATEKKILPVETDPQKLVEYVMGLNIYKTGEDVKLKPDNEYPDWLWNIRTGPPPPLEEMDPNTKQYWRRIRKMGMKRNNKLHSLRKF; from the exons ATGAATTGTTTGAGGATATTCCATAATCTCCAACCTCtccaattaataaataaaataatcgtTCGGAATTATGCCAAAAATGAGGGATCAA GTGTTAGTATGCTTGGGGGTgcattgaaaaagaaaaaaattggtaaAGTGGGCGCtgctactgaaaaaaaaatattaccgGTTGAAACGGATCCTCAAAAGCTTGTAGAATACGTGATGGGGTTGAATATATACAAAACAGGGGAAGACGTTAAGTTGAAACCTGATAATGAGTATCCCGATTGGTTGTGGAACATAAGGACAGGACCACCACCACCTTTGGAAGAGATGGACCCtaatacaaaacaatattgGAGAAGAATTAGGAAAATGGGaatgaaaagaaataataaattgCACTCTCTGAGAAAATTCTAA
- the LOC123318721 gene encoding uncharacterized protein LOC123318721 has protein sequence MLKDDVTEMNPKIFLFVNPYEVNPGSSAQGQSGNCRTSQTYPISVKTDSGDRSNCEYREPCSRTVKLEMEEFSDLGDLIPYARERSVMDELDFAIADPEGMTDLTMHSYVSPSLKDLVDAQDFRKCEKIQQQQQLYIDNQHVNLEDISGDEFRILQQELSTSCANSAQSEQTNNNNNINSKIILHNSLRDRGTSNIFNFEAVANPYVINTDHGYANMSSPSEASVTPQYSPVGPSETFRGYVDKQPPFRQSLSGLNLGVKLFVGDTLNTPDILESVVSLEDDRFNFLRNLDEDQKLKTINENDLIFQPLPSPESDTNPVQAKTEPKPLSAARWTFTPEEFEDDDDDDDYVPPKRIRTSKKATKVIESDDPESDEDYVPSKTLKKRTRRTSSISSDSSKDSSRVSKYRELRDKNNEASRKSRLKRKLKEQEMEVELQELESKNVKLKAEVEELKRTVDNFRSNLFKIMARK, from the exons ATGCTGAAAGACGACGTGACGGAGATGAACCCCAAGATATTCCTGTTCGTGAATCCCTACGAGGTAAATCCAGGAAGTTCCGCACAGGGCCAGTCTGGGAACTGTCGCACGTCCCAG ACATATCCGATTTCGGTCAAGACAGATTCTGGAGATCGCAGCAATTGCGAATATCGGGAACCGTGCTCCAGAACAGTCAAACTGGAAATGGAGGAATTTTCGGACCTTGGCGATTTGATCCCCTACGCAAGGGAGAGGTCTGTCATGGATGAACTCGATTTTGCGATAGCGG ATCCTGAGGGAATGACCGACTTAACTATGCATTCATACGTTTCACCAAGCCTGAAAGATCTTGTCGACGCGCAAGATTTTCGCAAGTGTGAAAAAAtccaacaacaacaacaactttATATCGATAATCAACACGTTAATCTAGAAGATATATCTGGAGACGAATTCAGAATATTGCAACAAGAACTTTCTACTAGTTGTGCGAATAGCGCTCAAAGCGAgcaaactaataataataataatattaatagtaAGATAATCCTACATAACAGCTTAAGGGATAGAGGCACgtcgaatattttcaatttcgaagCGGTGGCCAACCCGTACGTGATCAACACCGATCACGGTTACGCAAACATGTCTTCGCCGTCAGAGGCGTCTGTCACGCCTCAGTACAGCCCCGTGGGGCCGTCGGAGACTTTCAGGGGCTACGTCGATAAACAGCCGCCTTTCAGGCAGAGTTTATCCGGGCTCAACCTCGGAGTCAAACTATTCGTGGGAGACACACTGAACACTCCCGATATCTTGGAATCGGTGGTCAGTCTGGAAGACGACAGGTTCAACTTTCTGAGGAATTTGGACGAGGATCAG AAGTTGAAAACAATAAACGAAAATGACCTCATATTCCAACCTCTGCCGTCGCCGGAGAGCGACACGAACCCAGTCCAGGCGAAAACCGAACCCAAACCGCTGTCGGCCGCCCGATGGACGTTTACTCCAGAGGAATTCGAAGACGATGACGACGACGATGACTATGTGCCACCCAAGAGAATTCGTACAAGTAAAAAAGCGACAAAAGTGATCGAAAGCGACGACCCAGAGAGCGACGAAGATTACGTTCCTTCCAAAACCTTGAAGAAGAGGACGAGGAGGACGTCTTCGATCTCTTCAGACTCCTCCAAAGACAGTAGTCGAGTTTCCAAGTACAGGGAGCTTAGGGATAAGAATAACGAGGCTTCGAGGAAGTCCAGGCTGAAGCGCAAGCTGAAGGAGCAAGAGATGGAGGTGGAGCTGCAAGAACTGGAAAGTAAGAACGTGAAACTGAAGGCGGAAGTCGAAGAACTCAAGAGGACGGTCGATAATTTCAGATcgaatttgttcaaaataatgGCGAGGAAATGA